In Thermodesulfobacteriota bacterium, the genomic stretch CGGAAAGGCCGGCATAAGCGAGGCGGTAATCTACAAGCACTTCTCGAGGAAAGAGGACCTCTACAAGGCTATAATCGACTCCAGGTGCTCCAACCCCGGGGGCGAGCCTCGCCTTCTTTCCATGCTCAAGGGCAAGGAGGGAAGGGACGTGTTCGTCATAATAGCCTCTTTTCTCCTTGAGGAGCACAGGCGCGACTCATCGTTCCTGCGGCTCCTCATGTACAGCGCGCTCGAGCGCCAGTCCCTTTCCGAGCTTTTCATAAACACGCGGGGGCTCGAGTTCCTGGGCTTTCTCGAATCGCACATACAGTCTCTCATAAAGGCCGGCCGTATGAGGAAGGTCGACCCGGGGCTCGCCGCAAGGGCCTTCATCGGCATGGTCGAGCATTACAGCATCGCGCAGGAGCTGTATGGGGCCAAAAGGTTTTTTTCAAGACCTGAGCGGAAGGTCGTGGAGGCCTTCGTGGACATATTCCTGAACGGCATGAAGAGGAGGTAGCCAATGGCTTGGAGCGACAGACCGGGGCATATGGGCCGCTTGTACCCGGCCTTTTTGGCCGCCCTGTTATTATTCCTTGTCCCTCTGGCTCCCGCAAAGGCAGAGGAAAGGACCTTGACCCTCGAGGAGGCCCGGAGGCTCGCAATAGAAAACCATGAGCGCGTGGGCATAGCCGGAGAGGGCGTGGAGCAGGCCAGGGCCGACCTCCGGAAGGCGACTTCCAGGATACTCCCCAATATTACAGCCGAGGGGAGCTATACGAGATACACCGAGGAGAAGGGCACCGACAGCTTCATCATACAGCCGAGGGAAAGCACCTCCGCCGAGCTCAGGCTTACGCAGCCCCTTTACTCCGGCGGCAGGGAATGGGCGACCCGGAGACAGGCAAGGCTCCAGATACGGAGCAGGGTCGAGGGGGTGGAGGGGGCAAGGGAGGACATAGCCCGCGAGACCTCATACCACTACTACGGCGTGCTCAAGGCCGAGAAGGACGTCGAGATAA encodes the following:
- a CDS encoding TetR/AcrR family transcriptional regulator, with amino-acid sequence MSGEERKAQIVRIATDLFAKEGFKGATTREIAGKAGISEAVIYKHFSRKEDLYKAIIDSRCSNPGGEPRLLSMLKGKEGRDVFVIIASFLLEEHRRDSSFLRLLMYSALERQSLSELFINTRGLEFLGFLESHIQSLIKAGRMRKVDPGLAARAFIGMVEHYSIAQELYGAKRFFSRPERKVVEAFVDIFLNGMKRR